From Vairimorpha necatrix chromosome 9, complete sequence, one genomic window encodes:
- a CDS encoding choline-phosphate cytidylyltransferase A → MKKKIKKDKCVKKKSNTNVNDYKMIRPVYPKNISEYEPIISSIKFYKIPNSRPVRVYCDGVYDVFHYGHARSLKQAKFLFPNVHLIVGVTSDKSTNLYKGPTVYSERERSESLSHCKYVDEIIEDCPWIITDEFITKHNIDFIAHDEAPYKHGDNEDIYKIFKDRGIFIPLMRSKGISTSKIITNIVKDYDKYIIRNIERGITAKELNISFLELNRLKITKIIKYKIKRIKDDIKSELRYANMYWDTVICNIVNKIRNEKERIIEALSKM, encoded by the coding sequence atgaaaaagaaaatcaagAAAGACAAATGTGTAAAGAAGAAATCAAATACTAATGTAAATGACTATAAAATGATCAGACCCGTCTACCCTAAGAATATCTCAGAATATGAACCAATAATAAGTagcataaaattttataaaattccGAATTCCAGACCAGTCAGAGTTTACTGTGACGGAGTGTACGACGTGTTTCACTACGGCCACGCTAGATCTCTAAAACAGGCCAAATTTCTCTTCCCAAATGTCCACCTAATTGTAGGCGTCACTTCTGACAAATCCACCAATTTGTACAAAGGCCCGACTGTCTACTCAGAACGAGAAAGATCAGAAAGTCTAAGCCACTGTAAATACGTAGACGAAATCATAGAAGACTGCCCTTGGATCATCACTGACGAATTTATTACTAAACACAATATAGACTTTATAGCCCATGACGAGGCGCCTTATAAACACGGAGACAATGAAGATATCTACAAGATATTCAAAGACAGAGGAATATTTATACCACTAATGAGGAGTAAAGGGATAAGTACTAGTAAAATAATAACTAATATAGTAAAagattatgataaatatataataaggAATATAGAAAGAGGTATAACAGCGAAAGAACTAAACATAAGCTTCTTGGAACTTAATAGACTGAAGATAACaaagataataaaatataaaataaagaggATTAAAGATGATATAAAAAGCGAATTAAGGTATGCAAATATGTACTGGGATACGGTGATATGTAATATAGTAAACAAAATTAGGAATGAGAAAGAACGAATTATAGAGGCACTTagtaaaatgtaa
- a CDS encoding meiotic nuclear division protein 1, whose amino-acid sequence MAKKMMLEEKRTKMLEIFDKYKTFYKIQELEKIGSKEKGIVENTIKDVVQGLFYDDLICSEKVGTSVYYWKKSSLLGDLKNIKKFDQENQEYKNKIQKIRLNIEEEKSLKKITEERVQKINEMKSLENMIDFIEEDLEEYSELKKSDFLEIQERDSHLGSEINQITDGIFILQDYISKKFNIDKETINKTFQISDELDYV is encoded by the coding sequence ATGGCTAAAAAGATGATGTTGGAAGAAAAGCGCACTAAAATGCTCGAAATATTCGACAAATACAAAACATTCTACAAAATCCAAGAACTAGAAAAAATAGGCAGTAAAGAAAAGGGCATAGTAGAAAACACCATAAAAGACGTCGTCCAGGGCTTATTCTACGATGACTTAATATGTTCCGAGAAAGTGGGCACTTCTGTCTACTACTGGAAGAAATCAAGCCTCTTAGGCgacttaaaaaatatcaagaaATTTGACCAAGAAAAtcaagaatataaaaacaagatCCAGAAGATTAGACTAAATAttgaagaagaaaagaGTCTTAAAAAGATCACTGAAGAAAGAGTACAGAAGATTAATGAGATGAAGAGTCTGGAGAATATGATAGATTTTATAGAAGAAGATTTAGAGGAATACAGtgaattaaagaaaagtgACTTTTTGGAGATCCAAGAAAGGGACTCGCATCTTGGGAGTGAGATCAACCAGATTACGGATgggatatttatattacaGGATTATATAAGTAAGAAGTTTAATATCGACAAGGAGACAATTAACAAGACATTTCAAATATCTGACGAATTAGATTATGTgtga
- a CDS encoding ribosomal protein eS30: MATQINIKKAGKVKNQTPKVAKQEKQRAKTGRCANRRKYEARLEMGYFECNGKMKLNLKA; this comes from the coding sequence ATGGCAACACAAATCAACATCAAGAAAGCGGGGAAAGTGAAGAACCAGACGCCTAAAGTGGCTAAGCAAGAGAAGCAGAGGGCCAAGACAGGGAGATGTGCTAATAGAAGGAAGTATGAAGCCCGACTTGAGATGGGATATTTTGAGTGTAATGGTAAGATGAAGCTTAACTTGAAAgcttaa
- a CDS encoding trehalase, producing the protein MYFTIFFMSISPSTFYNTTKYQQIAKILQYHVFINIDSKKFADMSWVYDLDYTYSKLLQLTGDSDNLFTIEEKLREFVSDFFIEDNEGRNIPEIKHVEHMEFVDKLEPHLKEVYLLIHNKWYTYARKDKSIYTKDDKNFKTGTNLKNFNEDGSDKNNIMDDMDLKNIENNNNNKSINLNDINLLNTEADSNKNSNLNVMNLKNSEQVTNKNSNMNDMSLNNEENNKDKTSEDSLTTNSFIGSNKIPLPYLYFVPGGRFKEAYYWDSYWILLGLLSSNMKMYAFDLVRSMSYLINKYGYIPNGTRKYYLGRSQPPFFAEMLKKLYDANIERDWILNEGLQSLEKEYEWWMTNRHFDEGTRLNRYKITKFSGPRPEAFKEDLPFKDKYKEIWGATESGWDFSYRWFKDGKSISEMCTGDIIPVDLNVYLLTAEQIIISFNIEKLKLIKSNKKKRNTVRKNKLNDDISGKDGFNKLNDDISGKDNFSDSEDAEIVLDDFSKDNKQNKYKDDSVKSKEDNIYKDNIKTLQDKIDLFTKYKNQRISDINKFLWNEDLNVWLDYNTESKKHNTSYFFSNITPLFANIPIKNGNIYNILDLYKKELFGYPGGIPASNVDLSSEASGQQWDFPNVWAPLVQMFTEYMIDVDYPLALHVAKSFFRSVYEGMGVNRSFHEKYNCLLVGESGKGGEYEPQEGFGWTNGTISWMIETFGNKLTLEDDHAESYEKICEVINDKKIK; encoded by the coding sequence atgtatttcactatttttttcatgtcTATATCGCCATCaacattttataatacaaCCAAATACCAACAAATAGCCAAAATCCTTCAATATCATGTCTTTATAAACATAGACTCCAAAAAATTCGCCGACATGTCGTGGGTATACGACCTAGACTACACATACtcaaaattattacaaTTAACGGGTGATAGTGACAACTTGTTCACtatagaagaaaaattacGAGAATTTGTgtctgatttttttatagaagatAATGAAGGAAGAAATATACCGGAGATTAAGCATGTAGAACATATGGAATTTGTTGATAAGTTGGAACCACACTTGAAAGAAGTGTATTTATTGATACATAATAAGTGGTATACGTATGCCAGGAAAGATAAAAGCATATATACAaaagatgataaaaattttaagactggtactaatttaaaaaattttaacgaGGACGGAAGCGATAAAAACAACATTATGGATGATATGGacttaaaaaacattgaaaataataataataataaaagcaTCAATCTAAATGATATTAACTTGTTAAACACAGAGGCGGATAGTAATAAAAACTCCAATCTAAATGTTATGAACTTAAAAAACAGTGAGCAGGTTACTAATAAAAACTCTAATATGAACGATATGAGCTTAAACAATGAAGAAAACAACAAAGACAAAACCAGCGAAGATTCTCTAACTACAAATAGTTTTATAggatcaaataaaataccacttccatatttatatttcgtACCGGGTGGTAGATTCAAAGAAGCTTATTATTGGGACAGTTACTGGATTCTTTTAGGTCTACTAAGCTCAAACATGAAAATGTACGCCTTTGACCTAGTAAGGTCAATGTCATACCTCATAAACAAATATGGTTATATACCTAACGGCACACGTAAATACTATTTAGGTAGAAGTCAACCACCATTCTTCGCCGAAAtgttgaaaaaattatacgaCGCTAATATTGAAAGAGACTGGATACTCAATGAAGGTCTACAAAGCTTAGAAAAGGAATACGAGTGGTGGATGACAAATAGACATTTTGATGAAGGAACAAGACTTAACAGATacaaaattacaaaatttagTGGACCAAGACCGGAAGCTTTTAAAGAAGATTTGCCATTTAAAGATAagtataaagaaatatggGGGGCTACAGAGTCAGGTTGGGATTTTAGTTATAGATGGTTTAAAGATGGGAAAAGTATATCTGAGATGTGTACTGGAGATATAATACCAGTGGATTTGAATGTCTATTTATTGACAGCTgaacaaataataatatcatttaatattgagaaattaaaattaataaaaagtaacaaaaagaaaagaaacacTGTTAGAAAGAATAAACTAAATGATGATATTAGTGGAAAAGATGGTTTTAATAAACTAAATGATGATATTAGTGGGaaagataattttagtGATTCAGAAGATGCAGAAATTGTGTTAGATGATTTTAGCAAagataataaacaaaataaatacaaagaCGATAGTGTTAAAAGTAAAGaagataatatttataaagacaatataaaaactttacAAGATAAGATTGATTTATTcactaaatataaaaatcaacGCATCTCtgatataaacaaattccTCTGGAATGAAGACTTAAACGTATGGTTAGATTACAACACAGAATCAAAAAAGCACAATACCtcatatttcttttctaaTATAACGCCTCTTTTCGCAAACATTCCTATAAAAAATGGTAACATTTACAATATACTAGACctatacaaaaaagagTTATTTGGTTATCCAGGAGGGATACCCGCCTCGAATGTCGATTTATCTTCGGAAGCAAGTGGTCAACAATGGGATTTCCCCAATGTTTGGGCACCTCTTGTACAAATGTTTACTGAATACATGATAGACGTAGACTATCCTTTGGCTTTACATGTAGCTAAATCATTTTTCAGAAGTGTATATGAAGGAATGGGAGTCAATAGAAGTTTccatgaaaaatataattgtttATTGGTTGGTGAATCAGGAAAAGGAGGAGAGTATGAACCACAAGAAGGATTTGGATGGACTAATGGGACTATATCGTGGATGATAGAGACATTTGGGAATAAATTGACATTAGAAGATGATCATGCGGAGTcgtatgaaaaaatatgtgaagtaataaatgataagaagataaaataa